In Tachysurus fulvidraco isolate hzauxx_2018 chromosome 25, HZAU_PFXX_2.0, whole genome shotgun sequence, the following proteins share a genomic window:
- the c1galt1b gene encoding glycoprotein-N-acetylgalactosamine 3-beta-galactosyltransferase 1, which translates to MFLRLCSFLRMPAKLTFFCGGFIGFVLVHMNLKFSTYQTLALFTFNGLRNSLPIKVDISIVNSDDVAKQLSSKVQVLCWIMTQPKNLELKTKHVRATWAKHCNMVLYMSSNASDFPTVGLNVSEGRDNLYMKTIQALHYIHTHHLDSAEWFLKADDDTFVVVENLRRLLSGYNTDEPVYLGHRFGMFVTQGYMSGGAGYVLSREAIRRFVQGFSSGQCTHTSPLEDVALGMCMETMKVKAGDSRDELLRETFNPFTPESHLIPPATEEHIWSYDYYKRKRGPEYCSDFAISFHYIQPEMMYELEYYTHHLRPFGYQYRFTPGVSANVTESQEITNKTETINSTVI; encoded by the exons ATGTTTTTAAG GTTATGTTCCTTCCTTAGGATGCCAGCAAAACTGACATTTTTCTGTGGAGGGTTCATTGGCTTTGTGTTGGTGCACATGAACCTGAAATTTAGCACTTATCAAACTTTAGCCTTGTTCACATTTAATGGGCTTCGAAACAGCCTTCCGATTAAGGTTGACATCTCTATCGTGAACTCGG ATGACGTAGCGAAGCAGCTGAGCTCGAAGGTGCAGGTCCTGTGCTGGATCATGACCCAGCCCAAAAACCTGGAGCTGAAAACCAAACACGTCCGAGCCACTTGGGCCAAACACTGCAACATGGTCCTGTACATGAGCTCGAACGCCAGCGACTTCCCCACTGTTGGACTGAATGTGTCTGAGGGCAGAGATAATCTCTACATGAAAACTATCCAAGCCCTCCATTACATCCACACTCACCACCTGGACTCTGCAGAGTGGTTCCTCAAAGCTGACGACGATACGTTCGTGGTGGTGGAGAACCTGAGACGTCTCCTGAGTGGATACAACACTGACGAGCCCGTCTACCTGGGACACAGGTTCGGGATGTTTGTAACTCAGGGCTATATGAGCGGTGGAGCCGGCTACGTTCTAAGCCGAGAGGCTATCAGAAG GTTTGTCCAAGGTTTCAGCTCAGGACAATGCACGCACACCAGCCCGCTGGAGGACGTTGCCTTGGGGATGTGCATGGAGACCATGAAGGTTAAAGCCGGAGATTCGAGAGATGAGCTGTTGAGAGAAACATTTAACCCCTTCACTCCAGAAAGCCACTTGATCCCTCCAGCCACAGAGGAACATATCTGGAGCTACGATTactataaaagaaaaaga ggcCCAGAATACTGTTCTGATTTCGCCATCAGCTTTCACTACATCCAGCCTGAGATGATGTACGAGCTGGAATACTACACTCATCACCTGAGACCTTTCGGATATCAGTACAGGTTTACGCCGGGCGTCTCTGCTAACGTTACTGAAAGCCAAgagattacaaataaaacagagacAATAAACTCCACTGTGATATAG